TTGCCGCTGCCCATAAGCAGCGGATCGCGGAGCGCGTCGTGGCCTTGATTCCGTCGGATGCGACGGTGTTCCTCGACCTCGGCACAACGGTCGAGGCCCTGGCACGGGCGATCCAACCCACCTTCTCCGGAACCATCGTCACGGCCTCGCTGCGGGCGGTGGCGACGCTGGCGCACCTGCCGAACGCGGAAATCATCGTCTCGGGAGGCCGGCTCCGCAAGTCGGAGCTGTCCCTCTCGGGGAGCATGGCGACGTCGTTCCTCGACTCGCTCTTCCCCGACATCGCCATCATCTCGATCGGGGCGATCGACGCCGACGCGGGCGTGACCGACTATGACTTCGACGAGATGCACGTCAAGAGGGCCGTCCTCGCCAACTCGGCGATGTCGATCGTCGTCGCCGATTCGACGAAGGTCGGCGGCATCGCACCCTACCGCCTGTGCGGCGTCGAGACGCCGTCCTACATCGCAATCGACAGCGGCCTGTCCGCTGACCACACCACCACACTCACGGAGAGGGGAGCACACCTGCTCCTCGCCTGACCAGGTCAACGAAGACCGAAAGGGAGATCATCCATGGCCATCCTCGCACTCGATCAGGGAACCTCGGGCTCAAAGGCGATCGTCGTCGACGACGACGGCATCCACGCCATCGTCGAGAAGCCGGTCACGCTCAACCATCTGTCCCCGGACGCCATCGAACAGGATCCTGAGGAGCTCTACAGCTCGATCGTCGACGCCGGTCGCGAGGCGATCGCCCAGGCTGGCAGGCCGATCGACGGAGTCGCCCTCGCCAACGTCGGGGAGACCGTCCTCGCGTGGGACCCGACGACCGGAGAACCGCTCACCCCCTGCATCAACTGGATGGACAAGCGCTCGCAGGGCATCGTCGACCGCCTCGCAGACAAGAAGGAGCGCATCCACGAGCTGACCGCGCTCGTCCTCGACACGTACTTCGCCGCACCGAAGCTCGCCTGGGTCCGTGAGAACCTCACGCGGGAGGGCGTCGTGACGATGACGGATGCCTGGCTCGCGTTCCGGCTGACGGGGGAGTTCGTCTCCGACACCTCGACCGCCTCCCGCTCGCTCCTCCTCGACATCGACTCAGTGACGTGGAGCGACGAGCTCCTCGAGATCTTCGGACTGCAGGATGAGCCGCTGCCGCGGCTCGTCGCCTCCGATGAGATCGTCGGGACGACGGGCGTCTTCGGTGGGGAGATCCCGGTCGGTGGGCTCATGGTCGATCAGCAGGCCGCGCTCCTCGCCGAGAGCTGCCTCGACCGGGGCGACAGCAAGTGCACCTATGGGTCCGGCGCCTTCCTCTTCGTCAATACCGGCGATGAGGCACATCGCTTCGATACCGGGCTGACGACATCGGTCGCGTGGACGGTGCGCGGTAAGACCTCCTACTGCGTCGATGGGCAGGTGTACACGGCCGCGACCGCGGTGCGCTGGATGAGGGACATGGGGATCATCGCTGATGCAACGGAGCTTGACGAGATCGCCGCGGACGACTCGGATGGGGTTATCTGCGGGCCGTCGTTCGCCGGGCTCGCCGCCCCGTGGTGGCGTTCGGACGCCGGGGCCTTCCTCACCGGCATGCGGCTCTCGACGGGCAGACCAGAGGTCACTCGCGCCGTTCTCGAGGGGATCTCCGCCCAGGTGGCCGAGCTCGCCGCCCTCATTGCCGAGGACGGCAGCGCCCCCATCGCCCGGCTCAAGGTCGACGGCGGGCTGACGAAGTCGAAGGTCCTCATGCAGATCCAATCCGATCTGCTGCAGGTGCCGATCGACACCTACCCGTCCGCCCATGCGACGGCACTCGGCGTGGCCGCCGCCATGCGGCTCGCGCTCGACCCGGACATGCCGGTCGAGGACGCTCCGTACTCGTGGGAGGCCGAGGCATCATACGAGCCCTCGATTCCCGCTGAGCAGGCACTCGACTTCCGCAGGCGCTGGCGGGCCGCCGTCGAGGCGAACCTCGAATTCTAGAAGAGACAGGACAAGGCTGACATGAAGGCCATACCACCCTATGACGTTGCGGTGATCGGAGCCGGAGTCATCGGCTCCGCCATCGCCCGCGACCTCGCCGGCACCTCGGCCAGCGTCGCCCTCCTCGACGTCCGCGAGGACGTCTGCGAGGGGACGTCGAAGGCGAACACGGCGATCCTCCACACCGGGTTCGATGCAACTCCGGGGACCCTTGAGGCCGAACTCGTCCGGGAGGGATACCACCTGACCCAGGAGTACTGCGAGGCCACCGGCGTCGCGCTCAAGCGCTGCGGGGCCGTGCTCGTCGCGTGGGATGAGGAGGAGCAGGCGACACTCCCCTCTCTCCAGGAGAAGGCAGAGAAGAACGGCTACACGAAGACCGAGATCATCGATGCCGGCAGTGTCTACGGCCTGCTCCCGCACCTTGGCGCCGGAGTCCGGGGCGGGCTGACGGTGCCCGATGAGTCGATCATCGACGCATGGTCGCTCCCGCTCGCCTTCGCCACCGAAGCGGTGACGAGGGGCGCGACGCTGCTCCTCGACCACGAGGTCACCCACGTAGCCGTCGGCGAGGAGACGACCGTGCTCGGCACGAATCACGGTGACGTCGAGGCTCGGTGGGTCATCAACGCCGCGGGTCTCGGCGGCGACATCCTCGATCAGAGATTCGGATACGACCGCATCCGCATCCACCCCCGAAAGGGCGAGCTCTTTGTCTATGACAAGCTGTCCGCCGAGCTCGTCGACAGGATCGTCCTGGCCGTGCCGTCAAAGAAGGGCAAGGGCGTGCTCGTCAGCCCGACGGCGTTCGGCAACGTCATGCTCGGCCCGACGGCCGACGACGGTGAGGACAGGCTCGATACGTCGACCACCGAATCGGGCTTCGAGTTCCTCCTCGAGAAGGGCGCCCACATCTTCCCCCAGCTGTTGGACGAGGAGGTGACGAGTTCGTACGCGGGCCTGCGAGCGGCGCACAACCTCTCCGACTATCTCATCGAGGTCGACGAGGGCCAGCGCTATCTCATCGCCGCGGGCATCCGCTCCACCGGGCTCACGTCCGCCATGGCGGTGAGCAGGCAC
This is a stretch of genomic DNA from Flaviflexus salsibiostraticola. It encodes these proteins:
- a CDS encoding DeoR/GlpR family DNA-binding transcription regulator; protein product: MLAQERRSLILEDLRARGGVETEDIAQRYSVSVETARRDLLELERRSLLKRVYGGAVGVPTSTEPPHSERESVAAAHKQRIAERVVALIPSDATVFLDLGTTVEALARAIQPTFSGTIVTASLRAVATLAHLPNAEIIVSGGRLRKSELSLSGSMATSFLDSLFPDIAIISIGAIDADAGVTDYDFDEMHVKRAVLANSAMSIVVADSTKVGGIAPYRLCGVETPSYIAIDSGLSADHTTTLTERGAHLLLA
- a CDS encoding FGGY family carbohydrate kinase, which produces MAILALDQGTSGSKAIVVDDDGIHAIVEKPVTLNHLSPDAIEQDPEELYSSIVDAGREAIAQAGRPIDGVALANVGETVLAWDPTTGEPLTPCINWMDKRSQGIVDRLADKKERIHELTALVLDTYFAAPKLAWVRENLTREGVVTMTDAWLAFRLTGEFVSDTSTASRSLLLDIDSVTWSDELLEIFGLQDEPLPRLVASDEIVGTTGVFGGEIPVGGLMVDQQAALLAESCLDRGDSKCTYGSGAFLFVNTGDEAHRFDTGLTTSVAWTVRGKTSYCVDGQVYTAATAVRWMRDMGIIADATELDEIAADDSDGVICGPSFAGLAAPWWRSDAGAFLTGMRLSTGRPEVTRAVLEGISAQVAELAALIAEDGSAPIARLKVDGGLTKSKVLMQIQSDLLQVPIDTYPSAHATALGVAAAMRLALDPDMPVEDAPYSWEAEASYEPSIPAEQALDFRRRWRAAVEANLEF
- a CDS encoding NAD(P)/FAD-dependent oxidoreductase, with the translated sequence MKAIPPYDVAVIGAGVIGSAIARDLAGTSASVALLDVREDVCEGTSKANTAILHTGFDATPGTLEAELVREGYHLTQEYCEATGVALKRCGAVLVAWDEEEQATLPSLQEKAEKNGYTKTEIIDAGSVYGLLPHLGAGVRGGLTVPDESIIDAWSLPLAFATEAVTRGATLLLDHEVTHVAVGEETTVLGTNHGDVEARWVINAAGLGGDILDQRFGYDRIRIHPRKGELFVYDKLSAELVDRIVLAVPSKKGKGVLVSPTAFGNVMLGPTADDGEDRLDTSTTESGFEFLLEKGAHIFPQLLDEEVTSSYAGLRAAHNLSDYLIEVDEGQRYLIAAGIRSTGLTSAMAVSRHVMGMLADHMNLTERDDLPEPPTMPPLGEHQMRPFADRELLESDPAYGEIVCFCERVTRGEIRDAMNSTIPPTTINGLRRRTRAMNGRCQGFFCGAEVSAQFNASAKGN